A stretch of the Xyrauchen texanus isolate HMW12.3.18 chromosome 20, RBS_HiC_50CHRs, whole genome shotgun sequence genome encodes the following:
- the sft2d1 gene encoding vesicle transport protein SFT2A, with the protein MDKLRRVLSGREENEELGLTAQVLDGASLSFGTRVKWFFICFAAGILCSILGTALLFLPKTGIKLFAVFYTLGNIAALSSTCFLMGPLKQLKRMFEPTRLIATILMLLFLVLTLCAVFWWNKKGLAIIFCILQFFSLTWYSISYIPFARDAIIKCFTSCLS; encoded by the exons ATGGACAAGTTGCGTCGTGTATTAAGTGGTCGAGAAGAGAATGAAGAATTGGGGCTTACAGCACAG GTCCTGGACGGCGCAAGCCTCAGTTTCGGCACACGGGTTAAGTGGTTCttcatatgttttgcagcagggaTCCTCTGCTCAATACTT GGAACAGCACTCCTCTTCTTGCCAAAAACTGGAATAAAGCTGTTTGCCGTATTCTACACCCTAGGAAACATTGCAGCACTTTCAAG CACCTGTTTCCTGATGGGGCCACTCAAACAGCTGAAGCGCATGTTTGAGCCCACCAGACTCATAGCCACCATTCTGATGCTG CTGTTCCTTGTGTTGACGTTATGTGCAGTGTTTTGG TGGAACAAAAAAGGTCTGGCAATCATCTTCTGCATTTTGCAATTCTTTTCATTGACATG GTATAGCATCTCTTACATTCCATTTGCGCG GGATGCTATTATTAAGTGCTTCACCTCCTGTTTGAGCTAA
- the prr18 gene encoding proline-rich protein 18 encodes MPFPPINLHSRITSPRKELFRKKKSRDNVAPLQSAFSQRTGDDKASEKDKLSTSWPSSHLKQLAQSKPRRVPPDPETDSKRSWLSVPIPLATSCESVPRSSSGESSLKHSSRTSLAKGEGEQEIHFSLSLTPEAILVIQKRNLEKQMMAKQQKCCASADLRHRRVFPSKRAQGSSSNNKGSGPVAKLEGSNDISTIVKISLLNDQHKYDDVEYEEEDGDVDETVMRKCKEWLKGVESAAVFGKVDKLSSLPHLKS; translated from the coding sequence ATGCCTTTTCCGCCGATAAACCTGCACTCACGGATAACGTCTCCGAGAAAGGAGCTGTTCAGGAAAAAGAAGAGCAGGGACAATGTCGCTCCCCTGCAATCCGCGTTCAGTCAAAGAACAGGGGACGACAAGGCATCGGAGAAAGATAAACTGTCCACGTCGTGGCCATCGAGTCATTTGAAGCAGCTTGCACAAAGTAAGCCGAGGAGAGTTCCGCCAGATCCCGAAACGGACAGCAAGCGTTCATGGCTGAGCGTCCCCATACCTTTGGCTACCTCATGCGAAAGCGTCCCGAGATCCAGTTCTGGAGAGTCCAGCCTtaaacattcctccaggacctcTCTAGCAAAGGGAGAGGGCGAGCAGGAGATCCACTTCTCCCTCAGCCTGACCCCCGAAGCCATCCTGGTCATCCAGAAACGCAATCTGGAGAAACAGATGATGGCCAAACAACAGAAGTGCTGCGCTTCGGCGGACTTGAGACACCGTCGCGTTTTCCCCTCCAAGAGAGCTCAGGGCAGCTCCTCCAATAATAAGGGCTCCGGACCTGTTGCCAAACTGGAGGGCTCCAATGACATTAGCACCATTGTGAAGATCTCCCTCCTCAATGATCAGCACAAATATGACGATGTGGAGTACGAGGAGGAGGATGGAGACGTGGACGAGACTGTCATGAGGAAGTGTAAAGAGTGGCTCAAAGGGGTGGAAAGTGCTGCTGTTTTTGGCAAAGTCGATAAACTGTCATCTTTGCCTCATCTGAAAAGTTGA